A window of the Roseiconus lacunae genome harbors these coding sequences:
- a CDS encoding NAD-dependent epimerase/dehydratase family protein, protein MSTEVFITGICGFVGSELAVAFRERFPESVLRVRGIDNLSRKGCWRNRERLAQRGIDVSHGDIRLQSDVETIGKVDWVIDAAANPSVVAGLGHRSGSRQLLESNLSGTINLLEHCKSQRAGFIHLSTSRVYSIPPLARLAVNVCDGAFEPIATNCPLGVTDMGISERFSVAAPISLYGATKLASEQLALEYGYTFDFPVWINRCGVMAGAGQFGKSDQGIFAFWLHSWKEKTPLRYIGFDGQGHQVRDCLHPHDLAELLIRQLKANDGDQPRIVNVSGGPDSAISLQNLSRWCENRWGPRSVTSDPTPRQFDLPWVVLDARLATEVWNWKPAKRTEQILEEIAAFAETQPHWIELSQ, encoded by the coding sequence TTGAGTACCGAAGTTTTTATCACCGGGATTTGCGGGTTCGTCGGCAGCGAACTAGCTGTCGCGTTTCGCGAACGCTTTCCCGAAAGCGTCCTCCGCGTTCGCGGCATCGACAACCTTTCGCGGAAAGGTTGTTGGAGAAACCGTGAACGCCTTGCCCAACGAGGCATCGACGTTTCCCATGGCGATATCCGGTTGCAAAGTGACGTCGAAACGATCGGAAAAGTCGATTGGGTAATCGATGCGGCTGCCAATCCCAGTGTCGTCGCCGGACTGGGACATCGATCAGGTAGCCGTCAGCTTTTGGAATCCAATCTTTCCGGAACAATCAATCTACTTGAACACTGTAAATCCCAACGCGCCGGATTCATTCATTTAAGCACAAGCCGAGTCTATTCGATTCCACCGCTTGCTAGGCTTGCGGTTAACGTATGTGATGGCGCTTTCGAACCGATCGCCACCAACTGCCCCCTCGGAGTCACCGACATGGGGATCTCGGAACGGTTCTCAGTTGCGGCCCCGATTTCGCTCTACGGCGCGACCAAATTGGCTTCCGAACAATTGGCGTTGGAGTACGGCTACACGTTCGACTTTCCGGTCTGGATCAATCGCTGTGGAGTGATGGCGGGGGCCGGGCAGTTTGGAAAAAGTGATCAGGGTATCTTTGCGTTTTGGCTTCACAGCTGGAAGGAAAAAACGCCCCTGCGCTACATCGGATTTGACGGCCAAGGACATCAAGTTCGTGATTGTTTGCACCCTCACGACTTGGCGGAATTGCTGATTCGTCAGCTCAAAGCAAACGACGGCGATCAGCCTCGAATCGTCAATGTTTCGGGCGGTCCCGATTCCGCAATCTCACTTCAAAACCTGAGCCGTTGGTGCGAAAACCGGTGGGGCCCACGATCAGTCACGAGCGATCCAACCCCACGCCAATTCGATCTCCCTTGGGTAGTGCTGGATGCCCGATTGGCGACCGAAGTTTGGAATTGGAAACCAGCAAAACGCACCGAGCAGATCCTTGAAGAAATCGCCGCCTTCGCAGAAACACAACCACACTGGATCGAGCTATCACAATGA